Proteins from a single region of Leptospira venezuelensis:
- a CDS encoding uroporphyrinogen decarboxylase family protein: MSNARFQAALKLEPQATPPIWMMRQAGRYHWHYQNLRKKHSFEELCKVPELAAEVAFGPVDDFDFDTAILFSDILFPLEAFGMGLRFGDEGPKLGWHLSTLEDLNKFYPLEQAVEFMGFQREAVIRTRKRISKDKSLIGFVGGPWTLFCYATQGKHDGNLILPKISPKLREGFYEKILALLKENIRLQLEGGAEIVMIFDTAAGDASPAFFQEAILPTIKVLVEAFPGKIGYYAKNLAPGSLKSLRGISGLTGFGMDHRTDIVEFLGNGSHFVQGNFDQALLFMEPGEFKEYLNRWIRPFLDLAPEKRAGWVCGLGHGVLPKTPEANIRTFVSKIREAFV, translated from the coding sequence ATGTCTAATGCTAGATTCCAAGCAGCACTTAAATTAGAACCTCAGGCAACTCCTCCGATCTGGATGATGCGCCAGGCGGGCCGTTATCATTGGCATTATCAAAATTTAAGAAAAAAACATTCTTTCGAAGAATTATGTAAGGTCCCCGAACTTGCAGCAGAGGTTGCTTTTGGGCCTGTGGATGACTTTGATTTTGATACTGCGATTTTATTTTCTGATATTCTTTTTCCATTAGAAGCATTTGGGATGGGATTACGTTTCGGAGATGAAGGTCCAAAACTAGGCTGGCATCTTTCCACATTGGAAGATCTGAATAAGTTTTACCCATTGGAACAAGCAGTAGAATTTATGGGATTTCAGAGAGAGGCTGTGATTCGCACCAGAAAGAGGATTTCAAAAGATAAGTCTTTAATAGGTTTCGTGGGCGGGCCATGGACTCTGTTCTGTTATGCAACTCAGGGAAAACATGATGGAAATCTAATACTTCCTAAGATTTCTCCAAAGTTAAGAGAAGGTTTTTACGAGAAGATTCTTGCGTTATTGAAAGAAAATATCCGCTTACAATTGGAAGGTGGTGCGGAGATTGTAATGATTTTTGATACTGCTGCCGGAGACGCTTCCCCTGCATTCTTCCAAGAAGCGATATTACCTACCATCAAAGTTTTAGTAGAGGCTTTTCCCGGTAAGATAGGTTATTATGCTAAAAATCTTGCCCCAGGTTCTTTGAAATCGCTTAGGGGAATTTCCGGTCTGACTGGATTCGGGATGGACCATAGAACGGATATCGTGGAATTTTTAGGGAATGGTTCTCATTTTGTGCAGGGAAATTTTGATCAGGCATTATTATTTATGGAACCTGGAGAATTTAAGGAATATTTAAATCGTTGGATCCGTCCGTTTTTGGATCTGGCTCCTGAAAAAAGAGCAGGATGGGTTTGCGGTTTAGGGCACGGGGTTCTGCCTAAAACTCCGGAAGCGAATATTAGAACTTTCGTCAGTAAGATACGTGAGGCATTCGTATGA
- a CDS encoding response regulator transcription factor has translation MKAKLLLVEDDRSLGETLKERLEKEGYEMVWTVSAQSAKVLAAESKPDLILLDVRLPDGDGFELAEELKSRKDCPPFLFLTAHSGAPERLRGFELGAEEFIPKPFHLKELLIRVKHVLESHKHSIKQAKYSYEGYLLDFYGYCILTPSKEEIHLSKRDCALLNFLVEERGRTISRDEILDRLWGEEKFPTNRTIDNSIVRLRQAFGDRGDDAIRSVRGVGYQWIGDLKNV, from the coding sequence ATGAAAGCAAAATTATTATTGGTAGAAGATGATCGCTCTTTAGGTGAAACTTTAAAGGAACGTTTGGAAAAAGAAGGGTACGAAATGGTTTGGACCGTTTCTGCTCAATCCGCAAAAGTTTTAGCCGCAGAATCTAAGCCTGATCTTATTCTTTTAGATGTTCGTCTACCCGACGGAGACGGATTTGAGTTAGCTGAAGAATTGAAATCTAGAAAAGATTGCCCTCCATTTTTATTTTTAACTGCACATTCTGGAGCGCCAGAACGTTTGAGAGGGTTTGAGTTAGGTGCAGAAGAATTTATACCTAAACCATTTCACTTAAAGGAATTGTTGATTAGGGTAAAACACGTATTAGAATCTCATAAACATTCCATAAAACAGGCTAAATATTCTTATGAAGGTTATCTTCTGGATTTTTACGGATATTGTATTCTTACACCATCCAAAGAAGAAATCCATCTTTCCAAGAGAGACTGTGCTCTCTTAAACTTTTTAGTAGAAGAAAGAGGGAGAACAATTAGCCGAGATGAGATCTTAGACCGCCTTTGGGGAGAGGAAAAATTCCCTACAAATAGAACTATAGATAATTCCATTGTTAGATTACGCCAAGCCTTCGGAGATAGAGGCGACGATGCGATCCGTTCCGTAAGAGGAGTCGGCTACCAATGGATCGGAGACTTAAAAAATGTCTAA
- the hemN gene encoding oxygen-independent coproporphyrinogen III oxidase: MSFKSDLIRKYDVPAPRYTSYPTVPYWEDNPTREEWIDALRRRLVPDDSSVALYLHIPFCETLCSFCGCNTSITKNHSVEDPYVETVLQEFKKYQEELPELTKRELRELHLGGGSPTYLSEANLESLLKPILDSWNVSDSPEFSLEVDPRRTRLTQLEVLAKYGFRRISLGVQDFDPEVQRLVNRIQPYELTEAITQGSRKLGYDSVNFDLIYGLPKQTKESMKETIRKTLELRPDRIAFYSYAHVPWIKAAQRLFTEDDLPKGEEKRELYEIGRELFLRAGYKEIGMDHFALESDSLYTAYQNGNLHRNFMGYTTKSTDLLLGLGVSAISDSWDCFYQNEKILKKYQRRISENGQAILRGHKLNSEDLLQRELILKLSTLGKVEVPDPIFEEVRLYLASMEDDNLIEWKGKTLVLTELGKPFLRNACTGLDMRLRRKSPETKVFSQSI, translated from the coding sequence ATGAGCTTCAAATCTGATTTAATTAGAAAATACGATGTCCCGGCACCTAGATACACTAGTTATCCAACTGTGCCCTATTGGGAAGACAATCCAACTAGAGAAGAATGGATAGATGCGCTTCGTAGAAGATTGGTTCCGGATGATTCTTCTGTAGCATTGTACCTTCATATTCCATTTTGTGAGACTCTTTGTTCTTTCTGCGGATGTAATACTTCTATTACTAAGAACCATTCTGTAGAAGATCCTTATGTAGAAACAGTTCTGCAAGAATTCAAAAAATATCAGGAAGAACTTCCCGAGCTCACTAAGCGTGAACTGAGAGAATTGCATTTAGGCGGTGGCTCCCCTACTTACCTTTCTGAAGCCAATTTAGAAAGTCTTTTAAAGCCTATTTTAGATTCTTGGAATGTGTCTGATTCTCCGGAATTCTCCTTAGAAGTAGACCCAAGGAGGACTAGACTTACTCAACTAGAAGTATTAGCAAAATACGGATTTAGAAGGATCAGTTTAGGCGTCCAGGACTTCGATCCTGAAGTACAAAGATTAGTAAATCGTATCCAGCCTTACGAATTGACTGAAGCGATTACGCAAGGGTCTCGCAAATTAGGATATGATTCGGTAAACTTCGATTTGATCTATGGACTTCCAAAACAAACCAAAGAGAGTATGAAGGAAACAATCCGGAAAACTTTGGAACTTAGACCGGATCGTATCGCATTCTACAGTTATGCTCATGTTCCTTGGATCAAAGCTGCACAAAGATTATTCACTGAAGATGATCTTCCAAAGGGAGAAGAGAAAAGAGAACTCTATGAGATTGGAAGAGAGCTTTTCTTAAGGGCAGGATATAAAGAAATTGGAATGGACCATTTTGCGTTAGAGTCCGATTCCTTATACACTGCTTACCAGAATGGGAATCTTCATCGAAATTTTATGGGTTATACAACCAAGTCCACTGACCTACTTTTAGGTTTAGGTGTGTCTGCAATTTCAGATAGTTGGGATTGTTTCTATCAGAACGAAAAGATATTGAAAAAGTACCAAAGAAGAATTTCGGAAAATGGGCAGGCTATACTCAGGGGACATAAATTGAATTCTGAAGATCTGCTCCAAAGAGAACTCATTCTAAAACTTTCTACTCTTGGAAAAGTAGAGGTTCCTGATCCGATTTTTGAAGAGGTTCGCCTCTATTTGGCCAGTATGGAAGACGATAATTTAATAGAATGGAAAGGAAAAACCCTTGTCTTAACTGAACTAGGAAAACCTTTCTTAAGGAATGCATGCACAGGTCTGGACATGCGTTTGAGAAGAAAAAGTCCTGAAACCAAGGTATTTTCTCAGTCTATTTGA
- a CDS encoding LA_0442/LA_0875 N-terminal domain-containing protein, translated as MLSLHLKKIIPILLIVFAPVGIFPVTVLLREGGKVKGDIITQNQHSVLLQTESGKRKVDKDLILKILFQDVNDDEEEKIRKEEEDKLASEKKEQEDKEAAERHLEEEKQKEEDLKKQAAAEEEARRLEELRKQEAKRPLNALMRSAVVPGWGQYYTDRKFQSLLYPTLFAAAAFVAYDKFRVYRTSVKEYGDLGNPYTRESLTLAAIGQAQAAATPSLSPIDAYLANQSSQVQLKREEADKNFNEYQGALYVLGGIYLLNLIDSYIFANSVKSVVQFSDGQSKGMVISAMPSSVGAGSGFSSNGTFSGMETKYTMGYRLDF; from the coding sequence ATGTTATCTTTGCATTTAAAAAAAATTATTCCGATCCTATTGATCGTTTTTGCCCCTGTCGGCATCTTTCCTGTTACTGTTCTGTTGAGAGAAGGTGGAAAAGTAAAAGGGGATATCATAACTCAAAACCAACATTCTGTTCTTCTCCAAACAGAATCAGGAAAACGTAAAGTAGATAAAGACCTAATCCTTAAAATACTTTTCCAAGATGTAAACGACGACGAAGAGGAAAAGATCCGTAAAGAGGAAGAAGATAAGCTTGCTTCAGAAAAAAAGGAACAAGAAGACAAAGAAGCTGCCGAGAGACATCTGGAAGAAGAAAAACAAAAAGAAGAAGATCTGAAAAAACAAGCAGCAGCGGAAGAAGAAGCCCGCCGTTTGGAAGAACTTCGTAAACAAGAGGCAAAACGTCCGCTAAATGCACTCATGAGATCTGCAGTCGTGCCAGGCTGGGGTCAATATTATACTGATAGAAAGTTCCAGTCACTTCTCTACCCTACCCTATTTGCAGCAGCGGCATTTGTCGCTTACGATAAGTTTAGGGTGTATAGAACTTCCGTAAAAGAATATGGAGATCTCGGAAATCCGTATACAAGAGAAAGCCTTACTCTTGCAGCGATTGGTCAGGCTCAAGCTGCTGCTACTCCGTCTTTATCTCCAATTGATGCTTATTTAGCGAATCAATCTAGTCAGGTTCAGTTAAAAAGAGAAGAAGCAGATAAAAACTTCAATGAATACCAAGGCGCCTTATATGTGTTAGGCGGGATTTATCTTTTAAACCTAATTGATTCTTATATTTTTGCAAATTCTGTCAAATCGGTCGTTCAGTTCTCAGACGGCCAAAGCAAGGGAATGGTAATATCTGCAATGCCATCTAGTGTTGGAGCAGGAAGTGGGTTTTCCAGCAACGGAACCTTCTCTGGGATGGAAACAAAATACACAATGGGTTACAGATTAGATTTCTGA